The SAR324 cluster bacterium genome includes a window with the following:
- a CDS encoding YbhB/YbcL family Raf kinase inhibitor-like protein has protein sequence MKIEVSGFANGSPIPGKFAFCVKDPKNHVAMSDNLNPGVHWSEIPAGTKSFLLILVDKDVPSQGDKVNKEGMTVPADLPRVDFYHWVLADIPLNITEISEGAVSNGITARGKNTGKTPYGVCGFNDYTGWFTGDNDMEGVYGGYDGPCPPWNDERLHHYTFRVYALDVTSLGLSGAFNGQTAEKATKGHVLEIAEWHGTYTLNPQVG, from the coding sequence ATGAAAATTGAAGTTTCAGGATTTGCCAATGGCTCACCAATTCCCGGTAAATTCGCGTTTTGTGTCAAGGATCCGAAAAATCATGTCGCAATGTCAGACAATCTGAATCCCGGAGTCCATTGGTCCGAAATTCCTGCGGGAACTAAATCATTTCTGCTCATTCTGGTGGACAAGGATGTTCCATCTCAGGGAGACAAAGTGAACAAGGAAGGAATGACCGTTCCAGCAGACCTTCCCCGTGTTGATTTTTATCACTGGGTTCTGGCCGATATCCCGCTCAATATCACTGAAATCTCGGAAGGTGCTGTGTCAAATGGCATCACGGCCCGTGGAAAAAACACTGGCAAAACGCCCTATGGGGTCTGTGGATTTAACGATTACACGGGCTGGTTTACCGGAGACAATGATATGGAAGGTGTGTATGGCGGTTATGACGGCCCATGCCCGCCATGGAACGATGAACGCCTTCATCATTACACTTTTCGTGTGTATGCGCTGGATGTCACTTCCCTCGGATTGTCTGGGGCCTTCAATGGACAAACCGCAGAAAAAGCGACCAAGGGCCATGTTCTGGAAATTGCGGAGTGGCATGGAACTTACACGCTCAATCCTCAGGTCGGTTGA